The proteins below come from a single uncultured Carboxylicivirga sp. genomic window:
- a CDS encoding methyl-accepting chemotaxis protein, translated as MNNFSVWGGIAFLAFVAISLGYLVLKLLFKNSIFFRIGALWMINVFITVVNSRLLHDYEQYNYTIALIVGVGTTIALQYLVYKQVRKPLVEIVNKLKVMSQGNITQTKDEFDGNLKGEILDIYNSISELQQQLSSAIASVEISANEVSNMSETISSTANDLSTGANQQASGIEEISSSMEEMAANINANAENANDTLKNTHQTNESIRESFDKTQEALNAMQLIGEKINIIDEIAMQTNLLALNAAVEAARAGEEGKGFAVVAGEVRKLAERSKNAAQEILDLSANGNLVAEEAMQKLQSSLPLIGSNADLVNEISTSSSEQNIGAAQINSAIQEINVTTQSNAAISEEMNSTSNQLAEQAAELIRKLSFFKIH; from the coding sequence ATGAATAACTTTTCTGTTTGGGGAGGAATAGCCTTCTTAGCGTTTGTGGCTATTTCACTAGGTTACCTAGTTTTAAAATTACTTTTTAAGAATAGTATCTTTTTCAGGATTGGTGCATTATGGATGATTAATGTCTTTATCACAGTTGTTAACAGCAGATTGCTGCACGACTATGAGCAATACAATTACACCATTGCTTTAATTGTTGGTGTTGGCACAACCATTGCCCTACAGTACCTTGTATATAAGCAAGTACGAAAACCATTAGTTGAAATTGTGAATAAACTAAAAGTAATGTCGCAAGGTAATATCACCCAAACTAAAGACGAGTTTGATGGCAATCTTAAAGGTGAGATTCTTGATATTTACAATTCCATTTCTGAACTGCAACAACAGCTTAGTTCTGCTATTGCAAGTGTTGAAATATCGGCAAATGAAGTAAGTAATATGAGCGAAACCATTAGCTCTACTGCCAATGATCTATCAACAGGAGCCAATCAACAAGCTTCAGGAATTGAAGAAATATCGTCATCAATGGAAGAAATGGCTGCCAACATTAATGCCAATGCAGAAAATGCAAATGATACGCTGAAAAACACGCATCAAACAAATGAATCTATTCGCGAAAGTTTTGACAAAACTCAAGAAGCATTAAACGCAATGCAACTTATTGGCGAAAAGATTAATATAATAGATGAAATTGCCATGCAAACCAATTTACTTGCTTTAAATGCTGCAGTTGAAGCAGCCCGGGCTGGTGAAGAAGGTAAAGGATTTGCTGTTGTTGCCGGCGAAGTTCGCAAACTGGCTGAACGAAGTAAAAATGCGGCTCAGGAAATTCTTGATTTATCGGCTAATGGAAACCTTGTTGCTGAAGAAGCAATGCAAAAATTACAAAGCTCTTTACCGCTGATTGGAAGTAACGCAGATTTAGTAAATGAAATCTCGACATCAAGCAGTGAACAAAATATTGGAGCAGCTCAAATCAATTCGGCCATACAGGAAATAAATGTGACAACACAAAGTAATGCAGCTATTTCGGAAGAGATGAATTCAACTTCGAATCAGTTGGCTGAGCAAGCTGCTGAATTAATTCGTAAACTGAGCTTTTTCAAAATACACTAG
- a CDS encoding HAMP domain-containing sensor histidine kinase, with amino-acid sequence MGKKNNNTWLAVVTFIVLAALLGIQVVYLLKAARMSEDNFNHRVVMALKDSKDELGRRICPEMNNYLCGKECPRAAKRNREAEVDSIIRANLCMYHLPLDFTFVLSDSIGTANSDKMFGAKFYQQSLNGLLQEQGIGIQIQFPNRTRFILNQMKGLFIVSVIAIAFLVWSYIILLRMIRREKMQMAQTREFVNNMLHEFQTPLANIRLATNLLRKKKGDEKKTDEYTGVILNEYDRMQAHVNDILNISCDSPEKCEKHKVDMNKILIEVVESYQYRIQELNGEIQFDLQAQYSQIDSNNGRLAQVISNLLDNALKYVDQSPHIKITSINTKQELTIIIEDNGIGIAKKDQPFIFDQYYRVGTGDVHNVKGFGIGLNFVKKVIEEHKGYIKVDSVIGKGSKFIIILPLANG; translated from the coding sequence ATGGGAAAGAAAAATAATAACACATGGTTAGCTGTAGTTACCTTTATTGTATTGGCTGCATTATTAGGTATACAGGTGGTTTATCTGTTAAAAGCTGCTCGCATGTCGGAGGATAATTTTAATCACAGAGTTGTAATGGCTTTGAAAGATTCTAAAGATGAGTTGGGGAGGCGGATATGTCCTGAAATGAATAATTATTTGTGTGGGAAAGAATGTCCAAGAGCTGCCAAACGAAATCGTGAAGCAGAAGTTGATAGTATCATTCGGGCCAACCTTTGCATGTATCATTTACCGCTCGATTTTACTTTTGTTTTGAGCGATAGTATTGGTACGGCTAATTCTGATAAGATGTTTGGAGCTAAATTTTATCAGCAATCGTTAAACGGCTTATTGCAAGAGCAAGGGATAGGTATTCAAATACAGTTTCCTAATCGCACCCGTTTTATCTTAAATCAAATGAAAGGGTTGTTTATTGTTTCGGTTATTGCCATTGCATTTTTAGTTTGGTCGTATATTATTCTGTTACGTATGATTAGGCGCGAAAAAATGCAGATGGCTCAAACTCGAGAGTTTGTTAATAATATGCTTCATGAGTTTCAAACACCTTTAGCAAATATCAGGTTAGCTACTAATTTGTTACGTAAAAAGAAAGGAGATGAGAAAAAGACAGATGAATATACGGGTGTTATTTTAAACGAATATGATCGTATGCAGGCTCATGTAAATGATATTTTGAATATTTCGTGTGATTCGCCAGAGAAATGTGAAAAGCATAAAGTTGATATGAATAAGATATTAATAGAAGTAGTAGAATCATACCAATATCGTATTCAGGAATTAAATGGGGAAATTCAATTTGATTTACAGGCTCAGTATTCGCAAATTGACAGTAATAACGGTCGCTTGGCGCAAGTGATATCTAATTTATTGGATAATGCATTAAAATACGTAGATCAATCACCTCATATTAAAATAACCAGTATCAACACAAAGCAGGAACTAACAATCATCATCGAGGATAATGGCATTGGTATCGCTAAAAAAGATCAACCTTTTATTTTCGATCAGTATTACAGAGTTGGTACAGGCGATGTGCATAATGTAAAAGGATTTGGCATCGGACTAAATTTTGTAAAGAAAGTAATTGAAGAGCACAAAGGTTACATTAAAGTGGATAGTGTGATTGGGAAAGGCTCTAAATTTATAATTATACTACCTTTAGCAAATGGCTAG
- a CDS encoding response regulator transcription factor, whose product MARILLVEDDISMGFLLVDFLESNDFDVKLYKDGIKGLEAFKNHPFDFCILDVMLPGMDGFTIAENIRKEDKHIPIIFLTARAMKDDKIKGFNLGVDDYVTKPFDEDELLLRIKAILNRINLQQDVEQTEFTIGEYHFDSANQLLYFKEDSKRLTQKESDVLKMLCQSMNNIVRREDILIAIWGENDYFHGRSLDVFIAKLRKYLKEDSQVYIENVPKVGFVLNA is encoded by the coding sequence ATGGCTAGAATATTATTGGTTGAAGATGATATAAGCATGGGTTTTTTGCTGGTGGATTTTCTTGAGTCTAACGACTTTGATGTCAAGTTGTACAAAGATGGAATCAAGGGGCTGGAAGCATTTAAAAATCATCCATTCGATTTTTGCATATTGGATGTGATGCTTCCGGGCATGGATGGATTTACCATTGCTGAAAATATTCGGAAAGAAGATAAGCATATTCCTATCATTTTTCTCACAGCCCGGGCTATGAAGGATGACAAAATAAAAGGTTTCAACCTGGGGGTAGACGATTATGTAACCAAGCCTTTTGATGAGGATGAGTTACTCTTACGAATCAAAGCAATCTTAAATAGAATTAATCTTCAACAAGATGTAGAACAAACTGAGTTTACAATTGGTGAATATCATTTTGATTCTGCAAATCAGTTGTTGTACTTTAAAGAGGATTCTAAACGTCTTACTCAGAAAGAAAGCGATGTATTAAAAATGCTTTGTCAATCGATGAACAACATTGTGCGCCGCGAAGATATTTTAATTGCTATCTGGGGCGAAAATGATTATTTCCATGGGCGAAGCCTGGATGTGTTTATTGCCAAGCTTCGCAAATATCTCAAAGAAGATTCTCAGGTTTACATTGAAAATGTTCCCAAGGTAGGTTTTGTCCTCAATGCTTGA
- a CDS encoding MFS transporter produces the protein MKKIQPLIRPQSFPFYYGYIVLLFGTIGVLASIPGQTIGVSTFTDPVKDALGLTRDQFSLTYGIGTFLSSLVLTYAGKIYDRYGVVLTAFLSILLLGITLILCSYSQTISEGIFSIFHFRHWIIPFTLMSLLFSLLRFSGQGVLTMVSRNMVMKWFDRLRGRVNSIISISMSFGFSISPLIIDGLIQNNGWQGAWRIMAASLLVVLVMVFLFYKDNPEKYGLEIDGKTSEKTKSKASQTSENNFTLSEAIKTRSFWMYALTLSFHSFFVTGFTFHVVSIFGEAGYDRDAAIAIFIPITIVSTIVSFVGNIISDWIKLKVLLYTMISGALLATLGLIILESTAGYYMVIVGFGFTGGLFAVLMSLVWPRYYGRQHLGAISGKAMSMLVMGSAAGPYLFSLSFNLSNQYGTISYLALAFLLFIAIGSIKANPPVK, from the coding sequence ATGAAAAAGATTCAACCTTTGATAAGGCCCCAATCCTTCCCGTTTTATTACGGTTATATTGTTTTATTATTCGGAACGATTGGTGTTTTAGCCAGTATTCCGGGACAAACCATAGGTGTATCCACCTTCACCGATCCGGTAAAAGATGCTTTGGGCCTTACTCGCGATCAATTTAGTCTTACATACGGAATCGGAACTTTTTTGAGTTCGCTGGTTTTAACCTATGCCGGTAAAATATACGACCGCTATGGTGTGGTTCTAACCGCCTTTTTGTCGATTCTGTTATTGGGAATTACATTAATTCTTTGCTCATACAGTCAAACCATTAGTGAAGGAATTTTCAGCATATTTCATTTTCGTCACTGGATAATTCCTTTTACTCTAATGTCGTTGCTTTTTTCGTTATTGCGATTTAGTGGACAAGGAGTTCTTACAATGGTATCGCGCAACATGGTAATGAAGTGGTTTGATCGATTACGAGGCCGCGTTAATTCCATCATCAGTATAAGTATGTCATTTGGTTTTTCTATCTCACCATTAATTATTGATGGGTTGATACAAAATAATGGATGGCAAGGTGCCTGGCGCATAATGGCAGCTTCGTTGCTTGTTGTATTGGTAATGGTGTTTCTGTTTTACAAAGATAATCCTGAGAAATACGGCTTGGAAATAGATGGTAAAACATCGGAAAAGACAAAAAGTAAAGCATCTCAAACATCAGAAAACAACTTCACCTTATCCGAAGCCATTAAAACCCGTAGCTTTTGGATGTATGCACTAACTTTATCGTTTCATTCGTTTTTTGTTACCGGATTTACCTTTCATGTGGTAAGTATTTTTGGCGAGGCTGGTTACGATAGAGATGCTGCCATTGCCATTTTTATTCCCATAACAATTGTTTCAACCATCGTATCATTTGTTGGTAATATTATAAGCGACTGGATAAAATTGAAGGTTTTGCTTTACACAATGATATCAGGTGCGCTATTGGCAACGCTAGGATTGATTATTCTTGAATCAACAGCCGGATACTACATGGTAATTGTAGGATTTGGTTTTACAGGCGGATTATTTGCCGTATTAATGTCGCTTGTGTGGCCCCGATATTATGGGCGTCAGCATTTGGGAGCCATTTCGGGTAAAGCCATGTCGATGTTAGTGATGGGAAGTGCAGCTGGTCCTTATTTGTTTAGTCTTTCGTTCAACTTAAGCAATCAGTACGGAACCATCTCTTATCTGGCTCTGGCATTCTTGTTGTTTATTGCAATTGGTTCTATAAAGGCTAATCCACCGGTTAAATAG